The following proteins are co-located in the Streptococcus downei MFe28 genome:
- a CDS encoding Fic family protein, translating to MDISYDKIEADEGNRSQYWQVAFGLQETDGLQPSSYMKNLARQHIAQEIDFPQIYSEVEKYYQNQSDKLPPRSKEADLVSARIVEYLEEASLGFKPTPYSLKNIHAFLFKGIMSVGMKAGEYRTYNISKQEPVLKGQSVIYAPWLQLAETLQWDFEQELNKDYSKMTAIEKLMAVEGFISGLWQIHPFPEGNTRTTAVFTVLYLRSKGFWVDNRPFADNAQYFRDALVLANTSDTSLKTRKPLDEFFFQLVSSEKQAKILPSLREQD from the coding sequence ATGGATATATCCTATGATAAGATTGAGGCTGATGAAGGTAACCGCAGTCAGTATTGGCAGGTGGCCTTTGGCCTGCAGGAAACTGATGGGCTTCAGCCTTCTAGCTACATGAAGAATTTGGCCCGGCAACATATTGCTCAGGAGATTGATTTTCCGCAAATTTATTCGGAAGTAGAGAAGTATTATCAGAACCAATCGGATAAGTTGCCTCCTAGAAGTAAAGAGGCTGACCTTGTTTCTGCTAGGATTGTTGAATATTTGGAAGAAGCTAGCTTAGGTTTTAAGCCGACTCCCTATAGTTTAAAAAATATTCATGCCTTCCTCTTTAAGGGAATCATGTCTGTCGGTATGAAGGCTGGGGAATATCGGACCTATAATATCTCCAAGCAGGAGCCTGTCCTAAAAGGCCAATCAGTTATCTATGCCCCCTGGTTACAGTTAGCTGAAACCTTGCAATGGGATTTTGAGCAGGAATTGAATAAGGACTATTCAAAAATGACGGCTATTGAGAAACTCATGGCAGTTGAAGGGTTTATCTCAGGCCTTTGGCAAATTCATCCCTTCCCAGAAGGTAACACTCGGACGACTGCCGTTTTTACAGTCCTTTACCTTCGTTCCAAAGGTTTCTGGGTGGATAACCGTCCCTTTGCGGACAATGCCCAGTATTTCCGTGATGCCCTAGTTTTGGCTAATACTTCCGATACTAGCCTAAAAACTAGAAAACCACTGGATGAATTCTTTTTTCAACTGGTTTCTAGTGAGAAGCAGGCTAAAATTTTACCCTCGCTTAGAGAGCAAGATTAG
- a CDS encoding acyl-CoA thioesterase/bile acid-CoA:amino acid N-acyltransferase family protein produces MKIDLRSQDLLADSPFDIFVTGLKAKTVYVIRMTLTNYYNINVPMNLDPTVPWQAQGTYISDELGQISINQSCCQAGSYQGQVEMGLFFNSFPLKDKKVGLTSDLDNIPLHESFEVTVEVFKGKKQLGQTSFTRYYQAPQIKHQDLRFSKARVRLFYPERAKNLPTILVLSGSDGRIEKAQNIAQLLASQGFVTLALAYFGLEGLPKYLDRIDLDFMKEVLRYLSSLSQVDKDRIGIYGRSKGAELALTAASLFPNLSCIVVNSPSCAVLEGMKGYRTSGHSSWLYQGEELPFTKFSIRDFLLSKLSRRPKISYQDASYIPVEKIQGYLLLIGAKQDEIWPAYESTGKIEKRWQRREASTYHLEKLILKDSGHMLTVAYQPNSRYQKFAWQKVLYDSVKSWQATVEFFKKYL; encoded by the coding sequence ATGAAGATTGATTTACGAAGTCAGGACCTGCTGGCGGATAGTCCCTTTGATATATTTGTGACAGGCTTGAAAGCTAAAACCGTCTATGTCATTCGGATGACCTTGACTAATTATTATAATATCAATGTTCCTATGAATCTAGATCCAACTGTTCCTTGGCAAGCTCAAGGGACATACATTTCAGACGAGTTGGGACAAATTTCAATCAATCAGAGCTGTTGTCAAGCGGGATCCTATCAAGGTCAGGTTGAGATGGGGCTCTTTTTTAATAGTTTTCCTCTTAAAGATAAGAAGGTTGGCTTGACTTCCGATTTAGATAATATTCCACTTCATGAGAGTTTTGAGGTTACAGTTGAAGTCTTCAAGGGTAAAAAGCAACTTGGACAGACTAGCTTTACACGCTATTATCAGGCTCCTCAAATCAAGCATCAAGATTTAAGGTTTTCCAAGGCCCGAGTTCGTCTCTTTTATCCTGAAAGAGCTAAGAATCTCCCAACCATCCTTGTTTTAAGTGGTAGTGATGGTCGGATTGAAAAAGCACAAAATATTGCCCAACTACTAGCCAGTCAGGGATTTGTCACCCTAGCCCTTGCCTATTTTGGTTTGGAAGGGCTACCTAAATATTTGGATAGGATTGACCTAGACTTTATGAAAGAAGTCCTAAGATATCTGAGTTCGCTCTCTCAAGTTGATAAAGATAGAATTGGGATTTATGGACGGTCCAAGGGGGCTGAATTAGCCTTGACAGCAGCTTCACTTTTTCCGAATCTCTCTTGCATTGTTGTCAATTCACCATCCTGCGCTGTCCTAGAGGGAATGAAAGGATATCGTACGTCGGGGCACTCTTCTTGGTTGTATCAGGGAGAGGAGTTGCCGTTTACCAAATTTTCTATCAGAGATTTTCTTTTGAGTAAGCTCTCAAGGAGACCTAAAATTTCTTATCAAGATGCTAGCTATATTCCTGTCGAGAAAATTCAGGGATATCTCTTGCTGATAGGAGCAAAGCAGGATGAAATTTGGCCAGCTTATGAATCTACTGGAAAAATTGAGAAGCGGTGGCAACGAAGGGAAGCTTCCACTTATCACTTGGAAAAACTAATTCTAAAAGATAGCGGTCATATGCTGACAGTTGCTTACCAGCCAAACAGTCGTTATCAAAAATTCGCCTGGCAAAAGGTCTTATATGATAGCGTGAAGTCTTGGCAAGCTACGGTTGAATTTTTCAAGAAGTACTTGTGA
- a CDS encoding MarR family winged helix-turn-helix transcriptional regulator yields the protein MTDELLNLNQKLQEFLASYQRLEKEQHSIPDHDLTIAEVHLLVLLAKGERMNLSQLAERRQISRSAVTQMVNRLVKKGYLKKEISGQKKSAYNLVLTQAGQKVYLCHQQQHDFLNQQLTEVLQTYPKDFLSNVTQLMTDVEAVWESLAKRNKEGW from the coding sequence ATGACAGATGAATTGTTGAACCTTAATCAAAAACTCCAAGAATTTCTGGCAAGCTACCAGAGGCTGGAGAAGGAGCAGCACTCTATTCCAGACCATGATTTGACCATAGCAGAAGTCCATTTGTTAGTTTTACTGGCAAAGGGTGAGCGAATGAATCTTTCTCAGTTGGCCGAGCGACGACAGATTTCTCGTAGTGCGGTGACTCAGATGGTTAATCGGTTGGTGAAAAAAGGCTACTTGAAAAAGGAAATTTCAGGTCAAAAGAAAAGTGCCTACAATTTAGTTTTAACACAAGCTGGACAAAAGGTCTATTTATGTCATCAGCAACAGCATGACTTTCTCAATCAGCAATTGACGGAAGTTTTGCAAACCTATCCAAAGGACTTCTTGTCAAATGTCACTCAACTCATGACCGATGTTGAAGCCGTTTGGGAAAGCTTAGCCAAAAGAAACAAGGAGGGCTGGTAG
- a CDS encoding D-alanine--D-alanine ligase: protein MSKKTLILLYGGRSAEREVSVLSAESVMRAVDYDKFNVKTYFITQAGDFIKAQEFTSQPSESEKLMTNATVDASQAVKPSDIYQENAIVFPVLHGPMGEDGSIQGFLEVLRLPYVGTNVLSSSVAMDKITTKHVLESTGVPQVAYVTYMEGQDMAEAIARASQKLTYPVFVKPANMGSSVGISKAETDGELREALELALKYDSRILIEQGVVAREIEVGILGNSQVKTTQPGEVVKDVAFYDYEAKYIDNKISMAIPAQVPEEVMDKMRTYAETAFRAIGGCGLSRCDFFLTESGEIYLNELNTMPGFTQWSMYPLLWENMGLPYKDLITELAGLAQEMFDKRESHLL, encoded by the coding sequence ATGTCTAAGAAAACTCTGATTTTATTATATGGTGGTCGCTCGGCTGAGCGTGAGGTGTCTGTTCTGTCAGCTGAGAGTGTCATGCGGGCGGTGGACTATGATAAGTTTAATGTCAAGACTTACTTCATCACTCAAGCGGGTGATTTCATCAAGGCCCAAGAATTTACTAGTCAACCTAGTGAGAGCGAAAAGCTGATGACCAATGCGACGGTGGATGCCAGTCAGGCCGTTAAGCCCAGCGATATTTATCAAGAAAATGCCATCGTTTTCCCTGTTCTCCACGGGCCAATGGGCGAGGATGGTTCCATTCAAGGTTTCTTAGAAGTCCTGCGTCTGCCCTACGTGGGGACCAATGTCCTCTCCTCTAGTGTTGCTATGGACAAGATTACAACTAAGCACGTTTTGGAATCAACTGGTGTCCCTCAGGTAGCATATGTAACCTATATGGAAGGTCAAGACATGGCAGAGGCTATTGCAAGAGCTAGTCAGAAGCTGACCTACCCAGTCTTTGTCAAGCCAGCTAATATGGGTTCCTCTGTCGGCATTTCTAAGGCTGAAACTGATGGGGAATTGCGTGAGGCCCTTGAATTAGCCCTCAAATATGACAGTCGGATTTTAATCGAGCAGGGCGTGGTGGCCCGCGAAATTGAAGTCGGCATCTTGGGCAATAGTCAGGTCAAAACAACTCAACCAGGCGAGGTTGTCAAGGATGTGGCCTTCTACGATTACGAAGCCAAGTATATTGATAACAAGATTAGCATGGCTATTCCAGCCCAGGTGCCAGAAGAAGTCATGGATAAGATGCGGACCTATGCTGAGACGGCCTTTCGAGCAATCGGTGGCTGTGGCCTTTCCCGCTGTGATTTCTTCCTGACTGAAAGCGGTGAGATCTACCTCAACGAACTTAATACCATGCCTGGTTTCACCCAGTGGTCGATGTATCCCCTCCTTTGGGAAAATATGGGTCTGCCTTATAAGGATTTGATAACTGAGCTGGCTGGTCTGGCTCAGGAAATGTTTGACAAACGAGAAAGTCATCTCTTGTAA